A DNA window from Pleuronectes platessa chromosome 19, fPlePla1.1, whole genome shotgun sequence contains the following coding sequences:
- the si:ch211-222n4.2 gene encoding coiled-coil domain-containing protein 74A, which yields MSGNSLPPVSHLPHWTRVGRPGKPRHVPAVNHHLHPHHLHHLQPLPGVPSVQRGAGRAEELPGHSDPDPRVVSLEKNIQFLQRQHKETLERLHAEIEYLRRENKELQYKMIMEPPKSSRKGPTHSRRIVRPLTQGREAQTGLYLEEQLQDTRPSQDQALRSTAEGSELLGSTRQDHGPEVRGGLITSLQPLRIHRSPSHPPRAPTIQECEVIIRQLYNANSLQSQEIIRVKSLLRDIVLSKKITPENYILTKAYLVDGTRKLSEEKKFPKLTLQTYPGKMSEPSHSGVVLPALKQSLSSTIAERQRRTRAVQRDRFKRTVH from the exons ATGTCAGGGAACAGCCTCCCACCGGTGAGCCACCTGCCGCACTGGACCCGGGTCGGGCGTCCCGGGAAACCGCGACATGTACCGGCGGTGAACCATCAcctccacccccaccacctccaccacctgcaGCCCCTACCCGGTGTCCCGTCAGTCCAGAGGGGAGCGGGGCGAGCGGAGGAGCTGCCCGGTCACAGCGACCCGGACCCCCGCGTCGTCTCTCTGGAGAAGAACATCCAGTTCCTGCAGCGGCAGCACAAGGAGACGCTGGAGAGGCTGCATGCGGAGATCGAGTATCTCAGACGGGAGAATAAAG AGTTGCAGTATAAGATGATAATGGAGCCTCCCAAGTCGAGTAGAAAAG GACCGACACATAGTCGACGCATCGTTCGACCACTAACTCAGGGAAGAGAAGCTCAGACAGGACTCTACCTGGAGGAGCAGCTACAGGACACGCGACCATCACAGGACCAGGCACTAAG AAGcacagcagagggcagtgaATTGCTGGGATCCACCCGGCAGGACCACGGCCCAGAGGTGAGGGGCGGGCTCATCACTTCATTACAGCCTCTACGGATTCACAGAAGCCCCTCCCATCCGCCGCGTGCTCCCACAATACAGGAGTGTGAGGTTATCATCCGCCAGCTCTACAACGCTAACAGTCTACAGTCTCAGGAA ATTATACGTGTGAAGTCTCTGCTGAGAGATATTGTCTTGAGTAAGAAGATCACGCCAGAGAACTACATTCTGACCAAGGCCTACCTCGTTGATGGCACTCG CAAATTATCTGAAGAAAAGAAATTTCCAAAACTCACTCTTCAGACGTATCCAGgaaaaat GTCTGAACCCTCCCACTCTGGCGTTGTCCTCCCAGCACTCAAACAGAGCCTCAGCTCCACCATcgcagaaagacagaggagaacTCGTGCCGTGCAGAGAGACCGCTTTAAAAGGACTGTGCATTGA
- the ulk1b gene encoding serine/threonine-protein kinase ULK1, which yields METVGKFEFSRKDLIGHGAFAVVFKGRHREKHDWEVAVKCINKKNLAKSQTLLGKEIKILKELKHENIVALLDFQETVSSVYLVMEYCNGGDLADYLHSKGTLSEDTIRVFLQQIAGAMRVLQSKGIIHRDLKPQNILLSYPQGRKSHSTNTCIKIADFGFARYLQTNMMAATLCGSPMYMAPEVIMSQHYDAKADLWSIGTIVFQCLTGKAPFQASSPQDLRLFYEKNKSLSPNIPRETSSHLRQLLLGLLQRSHKDRMDFDEFFSHPFLEASSSVKKTTPAVTMTCFPSSASASSCSSSSTSHLASPPQSLAEVQHLRAKALASPTQEATGFLLKDSSGGGGSSKNSSSCDTDDFVMVPADFPAAELTCESKVLQDSLMNSGSLLASAGLCSQVKTPPHSPPHSGSPSPVRPSQFSGSSYGNHSKSSPIPVPTQVQNYQRMEQHLQSTKQDGSPRLSTPVRRCSSGSPFGPSPPHLQATVTATRRLSLGGARTFQLSPQAPQHAEPRPTSQQHPQRAGLGTRLHSAPCLSECVTGGARQKIRKQHSDPVVGPSSGLMTVRPLHSSPRLSELMQRSPLPTILGSPSRVIPPFEFPKPPSSPNLMTFLTQQGLVFGSPCSRTAPSEPRDPGQQAQTQVIHRLNDDPKSFGRSQSASRLSDMLLMAAFGPGGPGGERGSTENLTPDKAIEITVTPGGGVGLAPGSISPAQVVFTVGSPPSCSTPPQISRQRKYSGSFISVSPAGSFTSRYPQTGTYLDGFEAPSSPRYSFTDPITANMGGPVTFEAPELPEETLMEQEHTDTVQSLRFTLDFARCLMEVAGARGIATVGEQLEVAQACLVQQQSLVADQISSLSREWSHAEQLVLYLKTAELVSTALHTAMEQVKQGKLYPSATVKQVVRRLNDVYKSSVASCRTLSTRLERFFSRKHRLMDQITSITAERLLFSHTVQMVQAAALDEMFHQGEASVLRYHKALLLMEGLSLLLTEQDDILRVSKCKECIERRLTALQSGLCV from the exons ATGGAGACGGTGGGGAAATTCGAGTTCAGTCGCAAGGACCTGATCGGACATGGCGCATTCGCTGTCGTCTTTAAAGGGAGACACCGAGAG AAACACGACTGGGAGGTGGCAGTAAAATGCATAAACAAGAAGAACCTGGCCAAATCCCAGACCCTGCTGGGGAAAGAGATCAAAATACTCAAG GAgctgaaacatgaaaacattgtggCGTTACTGgactttcag gAAACTGTCAGCTCTGTGTACCTGGTAATGGAG TACTGCAACGGGGGGGACCTCGCAGACTACTTACACT ccaaAGGCACGCTGAGTGAGGACACCATCCGGGTTTTCCTGCAGCAAATTGCAGGGGCCATGAGGGTCCTGCAGTCCAAGGGAATAATCCACCGGGACCTCAAACCCCAGAACATCCTGCTCTCCTACCCACAGGGACGCAAGTCACACTCCACCAACACCTGCATCAAGATTG CGGACTTTGGCTTCGCCCGGTACCTTCAGACCAACATGATGGCGGCTACGCTCTGTGGCTCTCCTATGTACATG GCCCCTGAGGTAATTATGTCCCAACACTATGATGCCAAGGCGGACCTGTGGAGTATAGGGACCATCGTGTTTCAGTGCCTGACAGGAAAGGCTCCTTTTCAG GCCAGCAGCCCTCAGGACCTGCGGCTGTTTTACGAGAAGAACAAGAGTCTCAGCCCAAA CATCCCCCGAGAGACGTCCAGTCATCTGAGGCAGCTGCTGCTGGGTCTGCTGCAGCGCAGCCACAAGGACCGCATGGACTTTG ATGAGTTCTTCTCTCATCCTTTCCTGGAGGCGAGCTCGTCAGTAAAAAAGA CGACTCCGGCTGTGACCATGACCTGTTTCCCGAGCTCTGCGTCAgccagctcctgcagcagctcctccacctctcatCTCGCTTCACCACCg CAGTCTCTTGCTGAGGTCCAGCACTTGCGGGCCAAAGCTCTGGCCTCCCCTACCCAGGAGGCCACTGGTTTTCTCCTCAAGGACTCGTCTGGGGGGGGCGGCAGCAGCAAGAACTCCTCCTCCTGTGACACGGATGACTTTGTCATGGTGCCGGCTGACTTCCCCG CCGCTGAGCTGACATGTGAGAGTAAAGTGCTGCAGGACAGCCTGATGAACAGTGG CTCTCTTCTTGCCTCTGCTGGTCTGTGCAGTCAAGTCAAAACACCCCCACACTCGCCCCCCCACAGCGGCTCTCCCAGTCCTGTCAG GCCCAGCCAGTTCTCGGGAAGTAGCTATGGAAACCACAGCAAGTCGTCGCCTATCCCAGTTCCCACTCAGGTCCAGAACTACCAGCGCATGGAGCAGCATCTGCAATCTACTAAACAGGATGGCTCACCAcg GTTGTCGACCCCGGTGCGGCGCTGCAGCAGTGGAAGCCCGTTCGGACCTTCACCACCACACCTGCAGGCGACTGTCACCGCGACCCGCAGACTCTCGCTGGGAGGCGCTCGGACTTTCCAGCTCTCGCCTCAAG CTCCTCAGCACGCGGAGCCCCGGCCGACTTCTCAGCAGCACCCGCAGAGGGCAGGACTGGGAACCCGGCTCCACAGTGCCCCCTGTCTTTCCGAGTGCGTCACTGGTGGCGCCAGGCAGAAGATCAGGAAGCAGCACTCGGACCCGGTGGTCGGCCCCTCGTCGGGCCTGATGACCGTCCGCCCCTTACACTCGTCCCCCAGGCTGAGCGAGCTGATGCAGCGCAGCCCCCTTCCCACCATCCTCGGCTCCCCCTCGAGG GTCATCCCTCCGTTTGAATTCCCCAAGCCTCCCAGCTCTCCGAACCTGATGACCTTCCTCACGCAGCAGGGTCTGGTCTTCGGCTCTCCGTGCAGCAGGACTGCCCCGTCAGAGCCCAGAGACCCAGGACAGCAAGCCCAGACCCAGGTCATCCACCGACTGAACGATGACCCCAAGAGCTTTGGGAG GTCTCAGAGTGCCAGCCGTCTGTCTGACATGCTGCTGATGGCTGCGTTTGGACCGGGCGGACCTGGGGGTGAACGAGGCAGCACGGAGAACCTGACCCCTGACAAAGCCATAGAAATAACAG tGACCCCCGGTGGTGGGGTAGGCCTTGCACCTGGATCCATTAGCCCTGCACAGGTGGTTTTCACTGTGGGCTCTCCTCCCAGCTGCAGCACCCCACCTCAAATCTCCAGACAGAGGAAATACTCAG GCTCCTTCATATCAGTCAGCCCCGCAGGCTCCTTCACGAGCCGCTATCCTCAGACAGGCACCTATCTGGACGGCTTCGAGGCTCCTTCCAGTCCTCGCTACAGTTTCACTGATCCCATCACAGCCAACATGGGAGGCCCAGTAACCTTTGAGGCACCGGAGCTGCCTGAGGAGACGCTgatggag CAGGAGCACACGGACACGGTGCAAAGCCTCCGTTTCACACTGGACTTCGCCCGCTGCCTGATGGAGGTGGCCGGGGCCCGCGGTATTGCGACggtgggggagcagctggaggtTGCTCAGGCCTGCCTCGTTCAGCAGCAGAGCCTGGTGGCCGATCAGATAAGCTCGCTGAGCCGAGAGTGGAG TCATGCAGAACAGCTGGTCCTCTACCTTAAGACTGCAGAGCTCGTGTCCACTGCCTTACACACAGCCATGGAGCAAGTGAAACAGGGCAAACTCTACCCATCCGCTACAGTCAAACAAG TCGTGAGGAGACTGAACGACGTGTACAAGTCCAGCGTGGCGTCCTGTCGCACGCTCAGCACCCGTCTGGAGCGCTTCTTTTCCAGGAAGCACCGTCTAATGGACCaaatcacctccatcacagcagAGCGGCTGCTGTTCAGCCACACCGTGCAGATG GTTCAGGCTGCTGCACTGGACGAGATGTTCCACCAGGGGGAAGCATCGGTCCTGCGCTACCACAAAGCTCTGCTGCTAATGGAGGGCTTGTCTCTGCTGCTCACTGAACAGGACGACATCCTCCGTGTTAGCAAGT gtaaGGAGTGCATTGAACGCCGCCTCACCGCTTTGCAGTCGGGACTCTGTGTCTGA